The DNA segment GATCTGGCCGATGTCGGTCACGGGGACGCCGAACTTCGCGTCGTCGACCGCGATCCGCATGTCGCAGTACATCGCGAAGATGAGGCCGCCGCCCACGCAGTAGCCGTTGACCTTCGCGATGACGGGCGCGTGGCAGTCGAACGGCTTGCGGTACATCTCGTAGAACAGCTCCTGGCGGTCCTTCTGTCGCGGGTCGTGCTCCTCGGCGGAGCCCGCGTACTGCGAGATGTCGGCGCCCGCGGAGAACGCGTCGTCGCCCTCGCCCGTGATCACGACCACGTCGATGGACCGGTCGAGCTGGATCTCGTCGAACGCCCGGAGCAGGTCCAGCATGACCGTGTCGTTGAGCGCGTTGTACACCTCGGGCCTGTGGAACTCGATCGTCGCCACTCCGTCGGTGACGTCGAGCGAGATACTCTCGTAGGCTGTCTCGCTTACCATGAATCACACTCCCATCGGGGAGTGAAAAGTATTGTGAGTGGGGTAATCGCGGGGATCGCGAGTGGAGCGATCACGGGCGACGAGTCCCGTCAGACGCGGGGGATGATCGCCCCGCGCACCGGACGGGCAAGGGGTGTCACAGTCCAAAGAGTTTAGCTTGTGTGAGCGAATTCCGGAACTATGTCGTACGAGATAGCGACGATACCAGGCGACGGTATCGGTCCGGAGGTCGTCGACGAAACGCTCCCGCTCCTTCACGAGGCGGCGTCCCGCCACGGCGTCGACGTCGAGTTCACGGAGTACGATTGGGGGACCGAACGGTACCTCGAGACCGGGGAGATGATGCCCGACGACGCGCTCGATCAGATCGTCGACGCGGACTCGATCCTCCTCGGCGCGGTCGGCCATCCGGACGTCCCGGACCACATCACGCTGCACGGGCTCCTGCTGCCGATCCGGAAGGGGTTCAACCAGCAGGTGTGCAAGCGCCCGTCGATCCTCTTCGACGGCGTCGAGAGCCCGCTCCGCGGGTACGAGGCCGGCGACATCGACTTCGTCGTGTACCGGGAGAACACGGAGGGAGAGTACTCGGACGCCGGCGGTCGGGTCCACGAGGGGTTCGACCACGAGGTGGCGATCCAGAGCGCGGTCCACACGCGCGAGGGGACGGAGACGATCGTGCGGGCGGCGTTCGAGGCGGCGACGGAGCGCGAGGGGCATCTGACGAGCATCACGAAGTCCAACGCCCAAGCGTTCAGCATGACGTTCTGGGACGACGTCGTCGAGGACGTCGCGACCGACTACCCCGACGTCGAGGTCGAGTCGCTGCTCATCGACGCCGGGAGCATGGACCTCGTCCGCAGGCCGGAGGAGTTCGACGTGTTGGTCGCGTCGAACCTGTTCGGCGACAT comes from the Halorubrum depositum genome and includes:
- a CDS encoding isocitrate/isopropylmalate dehydrogenase family protein, with product MSYEIATIPGDGIGPEVVDETLPLLHEAASRHGVDVEFTEYDWGTERYLETGEMMPDDALDQIVDADSILLGAVGHPDVPDHITLHGLLLPIRKGFNQQVCKRPSILFDGVESPLRGYEAGDIDFVVYRENTEGEYSDAGGRVHEGFDHEVAIQSAVHTREGTETIVRAAFEAATEREGHLTSITKSNAQAFSMTFWDDVVEDVATDYPDVEVESLLIDAGSMDLVRRPEEFDVLVASNLFGDILTDIGAIVSGSMGLAPSGNINVDAEYPSMFEPVHGSAPDIVGQGVANPMATVLSAAMLFEDLDETAVSDALWSAVREVLADDDAPSTPDLGGSASTGEVVAAIEDRL
- a CDS encoding enoyl-CoA hydratase/isomerase family protein, which encodes MVSETAYESISLDVTDGVATIEFHRPEVYNALNDTVMLDLLRAFDEIQLDRSIDVVVITGEGDDAFSAGADISQYAGSAEEHDPRQKDRQELFYEMYRKPFDCHAPVIAKVNGYCVGGGLIFAMYCDMRIAVDDAKFGVPVTDIGQIPTGNSTWRAIELVGEAKAKELVYTAGMIEADEAERIGLVNHAVPREELDETVGDIVEAIQSTGRSAVKNSKRAFNHAVDAQSAEENREFESEVWWEQFATDERERLVDEFNDA